The Ipomoea triloba cultivar NCNSP0323 chromosome 4, ASM357664v1 DNA segment GATTTCTTCTCTCAAGTTGAAATTTAAAACTAAGTGGAAGACAAAAACTAACTGTACTTGATGAGACCAAAGAAGTAGAAGTAGTGACCAAAAAgctaaaagaaaagaagatatgACAATGACCATGATAAAAAAGAGAGACCAATGTGATTAAAAGACCAAATTAAAGGAAGACCAATGATGATACTATCAAAAGCAAAGATGCATGTGCaccaaaattcaaaaagaaataTTCCTTTACAAAACTTTTGACTTTGGACACACTTATTTGCTTTTAATAGTAAGGtatcttttaatttgatcatagTTAACTTTTAATcacattaattttctttttgtcatCGTCAtggtcacacacacacataaaacttggtgtttggttggatggaaaatattttccatggaaaatgttttcccaaaagtgaaggaaaatgATGTtctatgttgtttggttggatggaaaatattttccattggAATTCTACTTCCTAAAGgtgaaggaaaacaaaatcctagcaaaaggttggtattttgttttccataagATTTGGGAGAAAGTATAACACaattggactattttaccctcatcaaAGTCTAgtaattacacatgtatataatttgttatcactattattattaagggtatattggtctttatattcataattccttaccatttcaaacccaaccaaacaatggaattcatattcccagtaatttcttttccaccaaccaaacaatggaatctattttctttgttttccatggaatttgaattccatttccttcaaatattttccagcgaaccaaacgggctgttAGTCACATCGTCTTATTCTTTggtctcatatatatatatatatatatatatatatatatatatatatagagggctAGGAAGAACTTAACCAACCAACCAATTCATgctaaataaagtaaaataaagaaCCAAACTTTCATAATATCACAAGACATCACTCATACAACTTAACTGGTAACTTAAAACAAGCACAGATTTGGGTAAATGCGATAGAAATTAAAGAACATAATGAGGTGTTAATTCACACACACAAGATAATTGCAGTGCAAAAGTTATAAGATGAGACCCTAACAATTGGTAGGAGGGGTGAGGCCACACTTGTTTGGGAGAGCCATGGCAAGGTCAGGATCAATCCCAAGAAAGGACAGCATTGGGGAGCCCTTCTGAGAGCACAAGCACGGCAAGTCAGCCGCCGAGAGGGCGGTGCAGCAGGCGGCCGTCGGCTCCACCGGGTTCGGCGGCGTCACAGATGGCTTGCATGCCTGCAGCCCATCATCGCTCATGTTGCACAGACTGTAGCAATCTCCATGGAAAATGTTGGCTGCAAGTGTGATGGACATTATCATGAGAACAGCCATAATGGGTGTTTTGTTTCCAATgaagacattattattattctccATTTTTGGCAGTACTGATTAAGGTTGTGATGGAATATAATGAGGTTGCATGCATGTTCTTGAATTTATAGATAGAAGGAGATCGAAGTAAAGGAATGaagaattacatttttggtcctcAGGGGTACATATTTAGTCTCTGAATTATATGCGTGATCATTTTAACCTTTAAATTATGCTCGAAATGGTAATATCAGACTATCAGGAATATTTTTGCTCACTTACTAAAATAGTTGATTTGGTCCGTTAGagactaaaattgtcaatttacaCATACATAACTTGGGGATTGTCAGTCAGTGTCACACATATAATGCAGGGACTAAGTTTGTATAGGaggataaaaatgtaattttttataaatgaaAGAATGATTGAGAAAAAGGAGAAAGTAATTAAAAGAGATGAATTGTGAGCCACAAGTTTAGAGTCCGTGAATCAAAGAGGTCACGGGTGGTGTTTGGACACATGGCTTGTGTGGTAGAATGAGTGGATTTTGATGTTTGAAGGAcgattttgttttcttcttccttctataAAGTCTCCATCTTATCCCCATCGAAACATACTGTACTATTAGTCAAGCATACCTACGTTGAACTTCTAAATACTTAAATCATTGTACTGATAAATAAACtcgtaatttaaaaatacaagatcataaaattaatttcacatatggagttaattccatttttggttttagatttataggtgacagtcaaTGATAATAGGGCGAGCTATGGTGTAGTTATTCAGGACCATAACGGCAAGTATGTGGATtgtaagatatatttaatataaatatatctatagtAATTGAGAGGAATTAAAGAGAAGGATTATGgatggaaatgaatttatttctatttgctTCTGTACGTACACTCACACACAGaccacacttttttttattgacaaaGAAATGTTTTGCTTTTCATTATTTCTCCACACCACACCTACAACCCTTCGgtaatacaacatatatatatatacatatactagcaaacaaagatgacaataattaattcacacatCAAAGACCACTAATCCATGTTTGATGCTTTGTGCCCCACATCCCTTAAAACATTCCATGATTTAAGCTTTCATGTTTTAAGGGATATATCAACTCCATACATCCATGTTTTCAGGGATTATGATCCACttggtttaataataataataataatatcataacaTTGCCTCCCTTAAACCAAGTTGGATATATTCGTCATCCCAATTTCCTTCTTCAGTTTGAGAAATGTCTCTGTCTTCAATGGCTTTGTAAAAATATCAGCAACTTGACATTCACTTGCACAgtactcaatgttgatttgtttttcagctACCAACTCCCTGAtcttgtgatacttgatatcaatgtgtttgctGCGACCATGAAAAACAGGATTTTTTTGACAACGAAATGGCAGacttgttgtcacaaaaaattgttgtaggTGCCTCCTGCTTTTGTTgcaaaaactccaaaattcttctgagccaaattgcttgagtagcacagtttgctgctgcaatgtattatgcttctgcggttgaaagtgctacaatctgctgcttctttgaagaccagGAAAATATAGCagaaccaagatagaaggcatatcctgatgtgctttttcttgtctcaacatctccagcccaatcactgtctgtatatccaacaagtttcactgcatcattagtagagtaaaaaattccatcattactcgtacctttgacatat contains these protein-coding regions:
- the LOC116017070 gene encoding putative lipid-transfer protein DIR1, yielding MENNNNVFIGNKTPIMAVLMIMSITLAANIFHGDCYSLCNMSDDGLQACKPSVTPPNPVEPTAACCTALSAADLPCLCSQKGSPMLSFLGIDPDLAMALPNKCGLTPPTNC